The sequence below is a genomic window from Streptomyces sp. V1I1.
CCCCGACGATCGCGGCCGTCACGATCCGCGCCTCCAGCGGCTCCGTGCCCGTCGTCTCCAGATCGAAGCCGACCAGCGGTTCCCCGTGCCAAGCCATCGTGGCCCTCCTTCGTGGTGCGGTGGTGCTTTCCCCCAGTGGGTACTCACCCTCCCACGCGCCACTGACAACTCAGGAGACGGGACGTGAGTCCGCCCATACGGACTCGAACTCCTCACGGTATGTCTGAAAGAGTCCGTTCTCACTGTCGTGCCCCGCACGCACGACCGCCCGCCCGCCGCCCCGCAGCACCAGCACCGGCGCCTCCATGCCCCGTGCCCTGCGCAGATAGGACTGAACGACGGCCAGACCGTCGGGACCGTCGCCGTCGACCAGATAGGCCGTGAAGCGGGGGGTCTCGTCGAAGACCTGGATCTCGAACGCTCCCGGGTCGCGCAGACGGGAGCGTACGCGGCGCATATGAAGGATGTTCATCTCCACTGTGCGGCTCAACTCCCCCTTCTTGAGGCCCAGTTCGCGCTCCCTGCGCTTGACCGCACTGCTCGCCGGGTTCAGGAAGACAAGGCGGACCCGGCAGCCCGATTCGGCCAGCCGGACCAGGCGGCGTCCGGAGAAGTTCTGGACCAGGAGGTTCAGGCCTATGCCGATCGCGTCGAGGCGGCGCGCGCCGCCGAAGAGGTCTTCGGCCGGGAGCTGGCGCTGCAGCCGGACCCGGTCGGGGTGGACGGAGACCACGTCCGCGTAGCGGTCGCCGACGAGATCCTCGACCGCGTCGACCGGCAGGCGGTCGGCGGAGGGGACACCCGCGCCGCTGTCGAGTATCTCCAGCAGACGGGCGGAGGCGCGCTCGGCCTGGGCGAGGACCGCCTCGTTCAGCGCCCGGTTGCGCGATACGACATTGCGCGCGACCTCCAGCTCGTCCAGCGCCAGCTCGACGTCGCGCCGGTCGTCGAAGTAAGGCTCGAAGCAGGGCCAGTGCTGGACCATCAGTTCGCGCAGCTGAGGAAGGGTGAGGAAAGACAGGACATTGTCGTCCGCCGGATCGAGGAGATAGCCCTTGCGGCGGGAGACCTCCCGCACCGCGACCGCGCGCTGCACCCACTCCTGCCCCGCGGGCCCGGCCGCGGCCACCACCCAGTCGTCGCCGTGCACGGGCTCGTAGATGGGGCGCAGTACGGCTGCCACCACGGCCCGCAGCCGCTGCTCCACGAGGTTCAGCCAGATGTAGGCCCGCCCGGCACGCTGGGCGCGCGTACGCACTTCGCTCCAGGCGTCCGCGCCCCAGTCCAGTTCCGCCCCGATCTCCATCGGTCTGGCGAGGGAGACCGCTCCGGGCGGGACGTCGGTGGAGTCCCCCTCGTGACCTGCGTCACCGGGGGGAAGCTCCAGCCCTCCCGAGCTCACCCGCGCACCGCCTTCCCAGACCCCTTCAACGATCAAGGAAGACTACTCCGCCTGCGGGACACGGTGCAGCCGGATCGGCAGTGTACTTTCCCAACTCCCTTGTCAAATATGGCCGTTCTGCCAGGCAAGATCTGCCGTAGTGAGCGGATTCATAGCGGTTGCGTCCCGGGGCGACACAACGAACCCGATGTTGACCGCGTCGTCCACCGCCGTCGGGGCCCCTCACCGGCGATACTTTCGGGGAGGATCTGGGCCAAGTGCCCCCCAGCACCCGGAACAGAAGTGGAAGAGTCATATCTATGCAGGTCTGGCCGGGACAGGCGTATCCCCTCGGTGCCACGTACGACGGCGCCGGCACCAACTTCGCGGTGTACTCCGAAGCCGCCCGACGCATTGAGCTGTGCCTGTTGCACGACGACGGCTCCGAGACCGCGGTGGAGCTCCGCGAGACCGACGCGTTCGTACGGCACGCGTATCTGCCGGGCGTGATGCCGGGTCAGCGGTACGGATTCAGGGTCCACGGTCCGTACGCGCCCGAGCGCGGGCAGCGCTGCAACTCCGCGAAGCTGCTCCTCGATCCGTACGCACGTGCGATCAGCGGCAGCATCGACTGGGGCGAGACCGTGTACGGCTACCACTTCGGCAAGCCGGACTCCCGCAACGACCTCGACTCGGCGCCGCACACGATGACATCGGTCGTGGTCAACCCGTACTTCGACTGGGGCGACGACCGGCCGCCGCGTATCGACTACCACCGGACGGTGATCTACGAGGCCCATGTGAAGGGCCTCACGATGCTGCATCCGGAGCTGCCGCCGGAGCTGCGCGGTACGTACGCCGGGCTCGCGCATCCCGCGGTGATCTCGCATCTGACGGAACTGGGCGTCACGACGCTCGAATTGATGCCGGTGCACCAGTTCGTCAACGACCACCGGCTGGTGGACGCGAAGCTGAACAACTACTGGGGCTACAACACCATCGGGTTCTTCGCGCCGCACAACGCCTACGCCTCCTGGGGCGACCGGGGCGAGCAGGTGCTGGAGTTCAAGCAGGCGGTGCGGGCGCTGCACCAGGCGGGCATCGAGGTCATCCTCGACGTCGTCTACAACCACACTGCGGAGGGCAATCACCTCGGCCCCACCCTCTCCTTCCGGGGCCTGGACAACGCCTCGTACTACCGGCTGTCCGACGATCCGCGCTACTACACCGACACGACGGGGACCGGAAATTCGCTGCTGATGCGCAGCCCCCATGTGCTCCAGCTGATCATGGACTCGCTGCGCTACTGGGTGACCGAGATGCATGTCGACGGCTTCCGCTTCGACCTCGCGGCGACGCTGGCCCGGCAGTTCCACGAGGTGGACCGGCTGTCGTCGTTCTTCGACCTGGTGCAGCAGGATCCGGTGGTCAGCCAGGTGAAGCTGATCGCCGAGCCGTGGGACGTGGGCGAGGGCGGCTATCAGGTGGGGAACTTCCCGCCGCTGTGGACCGAGTGGAACGGCATGTACCGGGACTGTGTACGGGACCTGTGGCGGGGCGAGCCGCGGACACTGGCGGAGTTCGCCTCCCGGCTGACGGGCTCGTCCGATCTCTACCAGGACGACGGGCGGCGGCCGCTGGCCTCCATCAACTTCACGACCTGCCACGACGGGTTCACCCTGCACGATCTGGTCTCGTACAACGAGAAGCGCAACGAGGCGAACGGCGAGGGCAACCGCGACGGCGAGAGCCACAACCGGTCGTGGAACTGCGGGGTCGAGGGCGATACGAACGACCCCGAGGTGCTGGATCTGCGCGAGCGGCAGATGCGCAACTTCATCGCGACGCTGATGCTCTCGCAGGGTGTGCCGATGCTCAGCCACGGCGACGAGTTCGCGCGTACGCAGGGCGGCAACAACAACGCGTACTGCCAGGACAACGAGGTTTCCTGGGTGCGCTGGCCGGAGCCAGGCACGGACCAGGACGGCACGCTGCTGGCCTTCACCCGGGCGATGGTGTGGCTGCGGCGGGACCATCCGGTGTTCCGGCGGCGCAGGTTCTTCCACGGGCGGCCGGTGGAGGGGACGCACGACGAGCTGTCCGACATCGCGTGGTTCACCCCCGAGGGCGAGGAGATGGTCCAGCGGGACTGGCAGGCGGTGCATGCGAAGGCGCTGTCGGTGTTCCTGAACGGCCACGCGATCTCGGAGCCGGGACCGCGCGGCGAGCGGATCGCCGACGACTCGTTCCTGCTGATGTTCAACGCGAGCGCCGAGGATCTGGACTTCGCGGTGCCGGTGAACCACGGAAGGCAGTGGCAGGTGGTCGTGGACACGGCACGCAAGGAGGGAGTCCCGCCGGGCGAGGGCCCGAAGGTGGCGGCCGGGGAGCGGGTGCGGCTGGTGGGGCGGAGCCTGACGGTGCTGCGGCGGCCCGCGTAGCCGCCGACGCCGCAAGGGCCGGCCGAGCCCGACGTCGTGGGCCGCCGGGCTCCGCGAGGGTGCTCGTCAGGGTGAGAGCCGGCGCTTCGCGGTAGGTGCGGACCATGAGGGGCAACGGGCGAACGTAGCCCGATCGGCCGATACCGGCGCATGGGCCGATGACACAGAAGCGCTCAAGGTGGGTACGTACGTTCGCATGACGCCCACCGCCACATACCGGCTGCAGATCCAGCCGGACTTCCCGTTCTCGGCCGCCGCGGAAGCCGTGCCGTACCTCGCCGAGCTCGGCGTCTCGCATCTTCATCTGTCGCCGGTGCTCGAGGCGGTCCCCGGGTCGACGCACGGCTACGACGTCGTCGACCCCGCGCGGGTGCGGGAGGAGCTCGGCGGCGAGGCGGGCCTGCGGGAGCTGTCCCGTACGGCGCGCGATCACGGCCTCGGACTGGTCCTGGACATCGTCCCGAACCATATGGCGGCGGTGCCGCGCCACAACCGGGCCCTGTGGGAGGTGCTGCGCGAGGGTCCCCTGTCGCCGTACGCCCGCTGGTTCGACATCGACTGGGAGGCGGGCGGCGGGAAGGTGCTGCTGCCGGTGCTCGCGGGCCGCATCGGGGACGAGCTGGGCGCGATGCGGGTCGAGGGGGACGTGCTGCACTACGGCGAGCAGCGCTTCCCGCTGCGCGAGTCCACCGCGAAGCTGCCGCTGCCCGAGCTGCTGGACGCGCAGTGGTACCGGCTGGGCTGGTGGCGGCTTGCCCGTACCGAGCTCAACTACCGGCGGTTCTTCACCATTTCGGATCTGATCGGGGTACGGGTGGAGGACCCGGAGGTCTTCGACGCCACCCACGGAAAGATCATTGAACTGGTGCGGGACGGGGTCGTCGACGGCCTGCGCATCGACCACCCGGACGGGCTCGCCGACCCCGAGGCGTATCTGCGGCGGCTCGACGAGGCGACGGGCGGGGCATGCTGGACGGTCGTCGAGAAGATCCTCACCGGGGACGAGCGCCTGCCGGCCGACTGGCCGGTTGCGGGGACGACGGGGTACGACGCGCTGCGGCAGGTGGACGGGCTGTTCACCGATCCGGCGGGCGCGGCGGAACTTGTCGGTCAGTACCGGGAGTTCGCGGGCCCGGCGAGTGACCGTGGCGGCTACTGGGAGGCGACGGCGCGCCGCGCCGCGTACAAGGTGGTCACGCATGAGCTGGCCGCCGAGACCGCGGCGCTTACCCGCCTGGCGGAGCGGATCTGCGCGGCGGATCCCGCGCTGCGCGACCACGCCCCCTGGGCGCTGCGGGTGGCGGTCCGCGAGCTGCTGGTGCGGGTGCCCGTCTACCGCCCGTACCGCATCGGCGGCGAGGAGGCGCTGCCGGTGGAGGCGGCGGCCGCGGCGAAGGGGGCCTTCACGGTGGCCGAGGAGGCCGCGGCCGTCGACGTGGTGCGGGACCTGGCGCTCGGGCGGCTCGGCGAGGGGCCCGACCACGCGGCGTTCCGTGCGCGCTTCGCCCAGACGTCGTCCGCGCTGCGCGCCAAGTCCGTTGAGGACACGGCATTTTACCGCTACGCGCCGCTGATCTCGGCGAACGAGGTGGGCGGGGACCCGGGGCGGCCGGCGGTGGATCCCGAGGACTTCCATGCGTACTGCGCACGGCTCGCGCGCGACTGGCCCGCCACCGGCACCGTGCTGACCACGCACGACACCAAACGCAGCGCGGATGTACGGGCCAGGATCGCGGTGCTTTCCGAGTGCCCCGAACGCTGGGCCGACTTCCTGCGGCGCATCACGGAAGAGGCGACCCGCCTCGAGGGCGGCCGCGCGCCCGATCCGCATCTGGCGTGGGTGACCTGGCAGACCGCTGTCGGGTTCGGCATCCCGAACCACGACAGGCTGGAGACGGCACTGCTGAAGGCCGTGCGGGAAGCGGGGCTGCACACCAGCTGGACGGAGCCGGACCAGGCGTACGAGCGAGCAGTCACCGCGTTCGTGGACGCGGGGCCGGCGGGCCCGCCGCTGTACTCGGCTGCGCTCTTCGCCCGCGAGCTGGATCCGTATGTACGCGCCAACGCGCTGGGCGCGGCGCTGGTGCAGCTGACGATGCCGGGGGTGCCTGATGTGTACCAGGGCACGGAGCGCCAGTACTTGGCCCTGGTGGACCCGGACAACCGTGGGCCCTTCCGCCAGGGCCCGCCGGACGAGAAGACGGCGGTCACGCAGGCGGCGCTGCGGCTTCGGCGGGAGCGGCCGGAGGTCTTCGGCGAGTCGGGGACATACACACCGCTGACCGCGAGCGGCCCCGCGGCCGGCCACTGCCTGGCGTTCTGCCGCACGGGCGAGGTGGTCACGGCGGTCACCCGGCTGTCGCTGCGACTGTCGGAGACAGGCGGCTGGGCGGGTACGGAGCTGACGCTGCCGGGGGGCAGATGGGCGGATCTGCTCGCGCCGGAACGGGAGTTCGGGGGCGGGCCTGTGCCGGTGGCAGAACTGTTCGCGGACCGCCCGGTGGCG
It includes:
- a CDS encoding SAV2148 family HEPN domain-containing protein, translated to MSSGGLELPPGDAGHEGDSTDVPPGAVSLARPMEIGAELDWGADAWSEVRTRAQRAGRAYIWLNLVEQRLRAVVAAVLRPIYEPVHGDDWVVAAAGPAGQEWVQRAVAVREVSRRKGYLLDPADDNVLSFLTLPQLRELMVQHWPCFEPYFDDRRDVELALDELEVARNVVSRNRALNEAVLAQAERASARLLEILDSGAGVPSADRLPVDAVEDLVGDRYADVVSVHPDRVRLQRQLPAEDLFGGARRLDAIGIGLNLLVQNFSGRRLVRLAESGCRVRLVFLNPASSAVKRRERELGLKKGELSRTVEMNILHMRRVRSRLRDPGAFEIQVFDETPRFTAYLVDGDGPDGLAVVQSYLRRARGMEAPVLVLRGGGRAVVRAGHDSENGLFQTYREEFESVWADSRPVS
- the treY gene encoding malto-oligosyltrehalose synthase, which codes for MTPTATYRLQIQPDFPFSAAAEAVPYLAELGVSHLHLSPVLEAVPGSTHGYDVVDPARVREELGGEAGLRELSRTARDHGLGLVLDIVPNHMAAVPRHNRALWEVLREGPLSPYARWFDIDWEAGGGKVLLPVLAGRIGDELGAMRVEGDVLHYGEQRFPLRESTAKLPLPELLDAQWYRLGWWRLARTELNYRRFFTISDLIGVRVEDPEVFDATHGKIIELVRDGVVDGLRIDHPDGLADPEAYLRRLDEATGGACWTVVEKILTGDERLPADWPVAGTTGYDALRQVDGLFTDPAGAAELVGQYREFAGPASDRGGYWEATARRAAYKVVTHELAAETAALTRLAERICAADPALRDHAPWALRVAVRELLVRVPVYRPYRIGGEEALPVEAAAAAKGAFTVAEEAAAVDVVRDLALGRLGEGPDHAAFRARFAQTSSALRAKSVEDTAFYRYAPLISANEVGGDPGRPAVDPEDFHAYCARLARDWPATGTVLTTHDTKRSADVRARIAVLSECPERWADFLRRITEEATRLEGGRAPDPHLAWVTWQTAVGFGIPNHDRLETALLKAVREAGLHTSWTEPDQAYERAVTAFVDAGPAGPPLYSAALFARELDPYVRANALGAALVQLTMPGVPDVYQGTERQYLALVDPDNRGPFRQGPPDEKTAVTQAALRLRRERPEVFGESGTYTPLTASGPAAGHCLAFCRTGEVVTAVTRLSLRLSETGGWAGTELTLPGGRWADLLAPEREFGGGPVPVAELFADRPVALLSRAAVREGSAASE
- the glgX gene encoding glycogen debranching protein GlgX — translated: MQVWPGQAYPLGATYDGAGTNFAVYSEAARRIELCLLHDDGSETAVELRETDAFVRHAYLPGVMPGQRYGFRVHGPYAPERGQRCNSAKLLLDPYARAISGSIDWGETVYGYHFGKPDSRNDLDSAPHTMTSVVVNPYFDWGDDRPPRIDYHRTVIYEAHVKGLTMLHPELPPELRGTYAGLAHPAVISHLTELGVTTLELMPVHQFVNDHRLVDAKLNNYWGYNTIGFFAPHNAYASWGDRGEQVLEFKQAVRALHQAGIEVILDVVYNHTAEGNHLGPTLSFRGLDNASYYRLSDDPRYYTDTTGTGNSLLMRSPHVLQLIMDSLRYWVTEMHVDGFRFDLAATLARQFHEVDRLSSFFDLVQQDPVVSQVKLIAEPWDVGEGGYQVGNFPPLWTEWNGMYRDCVRDLWRGEPRTLAEFASRLTGSSDLYQDDGRRPLASINFTTCHDGFTLHDLVSYNEKRNEANGEGNRDGESHNRSWNCGVEGDTNDPEVLDLRERQMRNFIATLMLSQGVPMLSHGDEFARTQGGNNNAYCQDNEVSWVRWPEPGTDQDGTLLAFTRAMVWLRRDHPVFRRRRFFHGRPVEGTHDELSDIAWFTPEGEEMVQRDWQAVHAKALSVFLNGHAISEPGPRGERIADDSFLLMFNASAEDLDFAVPVNHGRQWQVVVDTARKEGVPPGEGPKVAAGERVRLVGRSLTVLRRPA